CCCGTGGGACGCGCCTCGCGCCACAGCTGCCACAGCGACAGCCAGAACAGGCCCACGCCGACGACGATCGCGACGACGAAGGCCGCGGCCCACCACGACGGGTCGAAGAAGCCGAGCGCGATCACGAGAGCATGCCAGACGCCGAATCCGAGCACGTCCCACCACGACACGGCGCGATGCGCGCGGACCGTGCCACGGGCGCGCACCAGGAGCGTCATGAGCAGCTGCCACACGAACACCCCCGGGATGGCGAGGAACAGCACCCACAGGAAGGCCCACGCTCCGGCGCCGGTGACGGCCCAGCCGATGAGCAGCCACAGCGGCAACACGAACGCGGCCGGGATCATCCAGGCGAAGAACGCGCGACGCAGCCACATGCCTCGATGCTACGCCCGTCGCGCCCGCGTGTCGCCGGGTCGGGCGACGACACAGGGCGACCTCCCAGTTCCGGACGAGCGCGTCCGACAGAATGTAGAGGACGAGAGGACACCACACCCATGATCGAACTGCGCACCCCCGCCGAGATCGAAGCGATGCGGCCGGCCGGCCGCTTCGTCGCCGAGACCCTGGCCACGCTGCGCGAAGAGACCACGGTCGGCACCAACCTCCTCGCGATCGACCGCCGCGCCCACGACCTGATCCGTCGCGCCGGCGCCACCTCGTGCTACATCGACTACCACCCCTCCTTCGGCGGCAGTCCGTTCGGCAAGGTCATCTGCACGTCCGTGAACGACGCGGTGCTCCACGGGCTCCCCCACGACTACGACCTGAAGGACGGCGACCTGGTCTCGCTCGACTTCGCCGTCTCCGTGGACGGCTGGGTCGCCGACTCGGCGATCTCGTTCGTCGTCGGCACGCCGCGCGACGAGGACCTGGCGCTCATCGACACGACCCAGCGCGCGCTGGCGGCCGCGATCGACGCCGCGGTGGTGGGCAACCGCATCGGCGACATCTCCCACGCGATCGCCCAGATCGCGCACGCCGACGGCTACTCGATCAACACCGACTTCGGCGGACACGGCGTCGGCCGCGTCATGCACGGCGACCCGCACGTGCCCAACGACGGCAAGCCCCGGCGCGGCTACCCGCTGCGGGCAGGGCTCGTCGTCGCGCTCGAGCCCTGGTTCCTGCGCACGACCGACGAGCTGATCACGGACGCCGACGGCTGGACGCTGCGCAGCGCGGACGGCTCACGCGGCGCCCACTCCGAGCACACGGTGGCCGTCACCGAGGACGGCCCGATCGTCCTCACCGACCGCTCGTTCCTCGGCGTCGACTAGGAGCCCGCCCGCGCCGTCTCGACGACGGCGGCCGACTCGCTCGGGAGCGTCAGCGTCCCGCCGACCGGAGCCGCATCCGCGGTGGCGAGCAGCACCGTGCCGACGCGGTCGAACACCACCTCGCGATCGGTGAGGTTCACGAGCACCTCGACCGGGCCGCGCCCCAGGCGCACGGCGCGATGCGACGGATCGTCCCACACGACGTCCGCCGCGCCCAGTGACGCCAGCGCCGGATCGGTCAGCTCGGGCCGCTCCCGGCGCAGGCGCGCCAGAGCGCGGTACAGCTCGAGCAGGCGCGCGTGCTCACCCTGACGTGCCTCCTCCCACGCCAGCACGGACCGCCGGAACGTCTCGGGGTCCTGCGGATCGGGCACCTGCGACTCGTCCCAGCCCATGCGCGCGAACTCGCCGATGCGCCCCCGAGCCGTCGCCTCGCCGAGCTCGGGCTCGGGGTGCGACGTGAAGAACTGCCACGGCGTGGAGGCCCCCCACTCCTCCCCCATGAACAGCATCGGCGTCCCCGGCGCCGTCAGGGTGAGGACCGCCGCGACGGCGAGGCGGCCGGGCGACAGCGACTGCGAGAGCCGGTCGCCGATCGCGCGGTTGCCGATCTGGTCGTGGTCCTGGGCGAAGGTGACCAGGCGCCAGGCGGGCACCTCCTCCGGCACCGGCGCGCCGTGGGCGCGGCCGCGGAAGGACGAGAACGTGCCGTCGTGGAAGAACCCCCGCGTCCACACCTTGCCCAGCGCCTCGGGATCGGCGAAGTCCTCGTAGTAGCCGGCGGTCTCGCCGGTCAGCAGGACGTGCACGGCGTGATGCCAGTCGTCGCTCCACTGCGCCGTCAGCCCGTAGCCGCCCGCTTCGCGCGGCAGGATCAGCGTGGGATCGTTCAGATCGGATTCGGCGATGAGCGTGAGAGGCCGCTGCAGGTGCGCGGACAGGGCATCTGCGGACTCCGCCAGCTCGCGCAGGATGTGGACCGGCCCGTGGTCTGCGAGCGCATGGACGGCGTCCAGCCGCAGCGCATCGACGTGGTACTCCTCGAACCACATCCGGGCGTTGTCGAGGATGACCGCGCGCACCTCGGGCTCGTCGAGGTCGATGCTCTCGCCCCACGACGTTCGGCTCTTCTCCCGCAGGTACGGTCCGAACTCGGGCAGATAGTTGCCGCTGGGCCCGAGGTGGTTGTAGACGACGTCCTGCACGACGGCGATGCCGGCGGCATGAGCGGCGTCGACGAAGCGTCGGTAGCCGTCGGGTCCGCCGTACGGCTCGTGGACGGCGAACCACAGCACGCCGTCGTAGCCCCAGTTCCACACGCCGTTGACGGCGTTGACCGGCAGCAGCTCGACGTGGGTGACGCCGAGCTGCGCCAGGTGCTCGAGCCGATCGGCGGCGGCGTCGAGAGTCCCCTCGGGCGTGAAGGTGCCCACGTGCATCTCGTAGACGATGCCGCCCGCGAGGGGGCGACCGGTCCAGTCGTCGTCGGTCCACGCGAACGCCGCCGGG
This region of Microbacterium thalassium genomic DNA includes:
- the treZ gene encoding malto-oligosyltrehalose trehalohydrolase, yielding MIEVWAPRADSVRLHRPGHADAGMSRHPSRPGVWTSDITFEAGDEYGFVLGDSLAARPDPRSRRQPRGVHDLSAHVDPAAFAWTDDDWTGRPLAGGIVYEMHVGTFTPEGTLDAAADRLEHLAQLGVTHVELLPVNAVNGVWNWGYDGVLWFAVHEPYGGPDGYRRFVDAAHAAGIAVVQDVVYNHLGPSGNYLPEFGPYLREKSRTSWGESIDLDEPEVRAVILDNARMWFEEYHVDALRLDAVHALADHGPVHILRELAESADALSAHLQRPLTLIAESDLNDPTLILPREAGGYGLTAQWSDDWHHAVHVLLTGETAGYYEDFADPEALGKVWTRGFFHDGTFSSFRGRAHGAPVPEEVPAWRLVTFAQDHDQIGNRAIGDRLSQSLSPGRLAVAAVLTLTAPGTPMLFMGEEWGASTPWQFFTSHPEPELGEATARGRIGEFARMGWDESQVPDPQDPETFRRSVLAWEEARQGEHARLLELYRALARLRRERPELTDPALASLGAADVVWDDPSHRAVRLGRGPVEVLVNLTDREVVFDRVGTVLLATADAAPVGGTLTLPSESAAVVETARAGS
- a CDS encoding MFS transporter permease, with product MWLRRAFFAWMIPAAFVLPLWLLIGWAVTGAGAWAFLWVLFLAIPGVFVWQLLMTLLVRARGTVRAHRAVSWWDVLGFGVWHALVIALGFFDPSWWAAAFVVAIVVGVGLFWLSLWQLWREARPTGAFVRVSEGMTYLSPEASSRPEPQREPQVIIVNEKQNPAA
- the map gene encoding type I methionyl aminopeptidase; this encodes MIELRTPAEIEAMRPAGRFVAETLATLREETTVGTNLLAIDRRAHDLIRRAGATSCYIDYHPSFGGSPFGKVICTSVNDAVLHGLPHDYDLKDGDLVSLDFAVSVDGWVADSAISFVVGTPRDEDLALIDTTQRALAAAIDAAVVGNRIGDISHAIAQIAHADGYSINTDFGGHGVGRVMHGDPHVPNDGKPRRGYPLRAGLVVALEPWFLRTTDELITDADGWTLRSADGSRGAHSEHTVAVTEDGPIVLTDRSFLGVD